One Vitis vinifera cultivar Pinot Noir 40024 chromosome 15, ASM3070453v1 genomic window, gattcaacttatagtcaattctctaaccggtgatgtacagagactccttctattagatttcactttaattctctctctgatgcaacttgcaatggtttaagcctctcactaagccttaaccattcaaggtgatctttaaccttggattacccgtcaaaagctcgcaagagataactaatggatacctcctaggagtccaaaagcttaccaagtgttggctattctagaaaatcctaccttgaagtcacctaccagaggctcgcaaggggtaaactagtgcatttccatggttggaaatcacttgccttaccaagtgttggcccaggtgactctaaggtgttttaagttaactaaaaacatagaaatcactaaaggatttcacttcctcttcattaatagctaaaaccacagagctttgcattcttgcacttggaaccttccccggcaaccttagctccaaggaattagaggtttagttactcattctctggggaaaactcctcagagaattcataacttagaaataaaatgaaaatacaaagtgagaaggtaaggcagtagaaagaaaatagactttacttgcttacccaaacggttacagaaggaactcctccctgagaacaggctcccgagaggtatatatatcaacataatataaaactaattgttacaaagatatttagtctttttactaacttaaaaactaaggaatcatgtaattgatggtttacaaggagtattttgggatttagacaacaaaaatctaatggaaaatatctcccaatgtcggtagcaagcttcgggaggcttcaggagccatttcgcaggagaaaaatggtgtctgcgagatttcgcagacacccaagagggctgcgaaattatttcgcaacaccaagctatcttcacagggctgcgaagttggcttccaccttgaggttccaagcttccttctcgcggcataaatcgtgcatcgtcagaaggagaaacaccttactgtacaaaaatgctgcgaaatcacttcgcaacaaaagggtgatttcgcaacactttgcaaaatgcttccttcagctcggagtgattggcttgtaatggctgcaacttcttcgtttcaactccgaattgcacaccgtttaaagcattggattgttgacttcctgagatttgaaatggtatatagcatgcatcatttggacttcagaaagtgctccaaaagtggctgctatgactgtcatcaagaatatgctttatggcagattctctttgctttttctccttgcaatccggattcactcttggaaaatgacttctaagctttgcccaagattcctcatagctctcctcagtcttgacttgctttggtgatcaaaatactaacaaaaacaccaaaacttacacaaagttaacaaaattgctttaaaggatccttaacatgccaattgagttaaaaggcctaaactactactcaaaagtgtttaaaaggattaattataggctatcaaatagcactttttgagtattaatcatactccttggccttaaagaattaagccaaattttggccttatcctttaaagttaaaggaaataacttaagcctcatcaaatcaattgaagctcctccctcttgaaatgtattacaaacatcttcaaattccttgatgtgtgcatacggattctcacttttcatcccatggaaagttggtagaagtggaacaagatacggtttgatcactagctgctctgtagggggcactatacatgatggtgcactcatacgaggtggatgcatacggtccctcattcatctgaattcattgagattatcttgacgaccttggtgactatgctgatcttcaggtgtagcttccatgatattcaagattacttccaaTTCTCTTCtttgaggtgtatcacacttaccaagcctacctccaatgtctcgtatccacttgggcatacacaactagtatctatctgcaacttaaataaaaaacagaggacaacaagagaaacagggctacaacagcaaaattaaactagactaaattttaaaagataaacttagattatgaacaaataaagaaagaatgaaaattagtaaagtgaaagaaactttaccaacttgtgatgaaaatcacaagtgctgaacaatggtatcacaatgaacttgacactcattccccggcaacggcgccatttgattcatgcccaattggtgtctcagctgattcgtgtccagctggtgctccttgattgagggagtaatcaacaaaatttattacctataacaccatacactagggtagcaaagaaaaagctactatagtatagtggctctagggtcgttcactgggaatgactaacaagcaatcaatgataccaattccaagtgaattggtcttgtttcatttcaaggttagcttaagaagtaaaacacaaactttgattggtaaaggtttagacttaaactaactaacataacagaagtttggaataatttaggaagaaaagcattccttggagatttaggttcactggggtggttcctcatgcaaaagacatagctccggtcagatggttcatttcctcgcattagagattcaacatatagtcaattctctaaccggtgttatacagagactccttcaattagatttcactttaattctctcactgatgcactttgcaatggtttaagcctctcactaagccttaaccattcaaggtgatctttaacattggattacccgtcaaaagctcgcaagagataactaatggatgcctcctaggagtccaaaagcttaccaagtgttggctattctagaaaatcctaccctgaagtcacctaccagaggctcgcaaggggtaaactagttcatttccatggttggaaatcacttgccttaccaagtgttggcccaagtgactccaaggtgttttaagttaactaaaaacatagaaatcactaaaggatttcacttcctcttcattaatagctaaaaccacagagctttgcattcttgcacttggaaccttccccggcaaccttagctccaaggaattagaggtttagttactcattctctggggaaaactcctcagagaattcataacttagaaataaaatgaaaatacaaagtgagaaggtaaggtagtagaaagaaaatagactttacttgcttacccaaacggttacagaaggaactcctctctgagaacaggctcccgagaggtatatatatcaacataatataaaactaattgttacaaaaatatttagtctttttactaacttaaaaactaaggaatcatgtaattggtcgtttacaaggagtattttgggatttagacaacaaaaatctaatggaaaatatctcccaatgtcggtagcaaatatcgggaggcttcaggagccatttcgcaagagaaaaatggtgtctgcgagatttcgcagacactcaagagggctgcgaaattatttcgcaacaccaagctatcttcacagggctacGAAGTTGgtttccaccttgaggttcccagcttccttctcgcggcataaatcgtgcatcgtcagaaggagaaacaccttactgtacaaaaatgctgcgaaatcacttcgcaacaaaagggtgatttcgcaacactttgcaaaatgcttccttcagctcggagtgattggcttgtaatggctgcaacttcttcgtttcaactccgaattgcacaccgtttgaagcattggattgttgacttcctaagctttgaaatggtatatagcatgcatcatttggactttagaaaatgctccaaaagtggctgctacgactgtcatcaagaataggctttatggcagattctctttgctttttctccttgcaatccggattcactcttggcacatgacttctaagctttgcccaagattcctcatagctctcctcagtcttgacttgctttggtgatcaaaatactaataaaaacaccaaaacttacacaaagtgattaaaattgctttaaaggatccttaacatgccaattgagttaaaaggcctaaactactactcaaaagtgtttaaaaggattaattataggctatcaaatagcactttttgagtagtaatcattcatGTGACCCATTGCAAgagggaaaaagaaatgaagtttAGAAGAAAACATTGGTAGAGAGatgtttaaaatttcttatgcaagaaaaagaaatatagttgataataattttcatgattatagaaaaaagaagttttCTTATTGAGAGAAAAATGTTCATTACCCTTCAAATCTTTTCCTCAACttcttttcaataaataaatgattttcatGAAATATAAGGTGTATCTACACCATTGAGGTCTCTAAATGAGAACAAACAAACATTAAGGGTctatttcataattattttcgaGAACAAGTTTTTattctccaaaacaaaaaaccctaaaaatacattcgataacaaaaaaaatagtgtttttcagataatatattttagttggtttttattgttttcacttgttttcttagaatagttttaaaaaataattatataaatatgtaaaatacttaaaaataaaacactaagcataaaaattattttaaaacatattaaaaaatactaaaaataggttaaaaacattttaagttttcaaacatatttttgttttacaaaacattagagaatggttttcaaaaactattataaaaaaacagttttcaaaattgtttttgaaaacagttatgAAATAGAGCCTAATTACTAACCTCACAAGAGTCTATGTTCTGAAAAGACTTGGGAGACATCATTGCTGGTGTAGTGAGGTAGAGGCAGTCTTTGCGCAACCTCTTTGGAGGGAATTGAGAAAAGGGAATGAATAACGTTCCTTTCGATGCTTTAATTTGTTCTTCTTTGGTCAATCCATCTCCAACCAGCCatatcttcaaaataaataaataaaattaagttcaCGATGGATGAAAAAGTGTAGAGGGTTTAAAATAGTTGCTAAATGATAAATTGTACCTTTTCAGTAAAACTTTTAGAAAGTAGTAATTTACTTTCACACTCAACATTCTTGAGCTTTGTGTTGAGTTGCTCATACTCATCCCCATGTGATGTGGCTACCTGAGATTCATTGtatgaaaaatcaaaaccaaGATTGGGCATTGTTTCACAATTCTCAAAGTACCTTTATATAATGCTTGTTAATTATACATACCTGGATATCCATTTGGCATAAAGCAGAAGCAATAAAATAAGCAACCTTGGTGAGGTTGCCTCTGAAGAGTACTTGAGTTGTTCCTTTAGGAATGCTATTTAGAACAACAGCAACTGCTAAGCTACTCCCATCCACCACCTTGATTTTGAGCTTAGGATTTCTATGGATATAAAGCTCACCATAACTATTAAGCTCATCACCCTGCaaagtttatatttattattggacagttttattttattttttctaaaattcgcaaaataattcaaattttcagaatGTAAATTTTTTTCAGAAGTCAACTGAAGGCCATAAAAGCTGTGTGTCCATGCAAGCATGAGGTAGAGATATGGAACATGGAGGTAAACTCTTCCAAATGATCAAAAAGGAGGtaaattgcctttttttttttttaacttgcctGGTTCAAGAGACTTAAACTCAAAACTTTAATCCCTCTTTTGTCTGCTTTGAGTATGGCTTCTTCTATCAAACTATCGATGGATTCATTTCCCAATTTCAGGAGATACTacaataagaaaatagaaaaggaacaaaaagtaaataatatactGAAGTAcgattaaataaaaacaaaagaataacaAGTTAACAATAAAATGTTGCTTACTTGTATCTTGAATTTTGGTACGACCCACGTTTGGACATTGACTTTGTTGAATTGATTCCTCTCAAGAATAAACGTACGACCATAGGTCCATGTTAACATTATAGAACCACATGTCACTGGCCACATTGCCCATACATACCATCTGTATGTGTAAGGTTTGGAGGCTAAGGAGGCGAATCCTAGCCTCAGATGATAGATGGACTGTGGCGTTACAAGATGTGTCAAATGAACTACATGGAGCAATTCTTCAGGtcttataagtgatttttcatataaCGCATCTGAAGATTTATCCATCGTACCATAGATGTAATCATAGATGGGCATGAAAAGTGAGTAATTGGTCCTGAATCGAGTGTGATGCAGAGAGTGATACCTGAGATGTCAAGCagtcaatcatttcttcacgcACATTT contains:
- the LOC100261967 gene encoding very-long-chain aldehyde decarbonylase CER1 codes for the protein MASKPGILTDWPWKSLGSFKYVILAPWVVHSIYTLIIKDGKERDPVYVLFFPFLLWRTLHNQIWISLARYRTAKGNNRIVDKSIEFEQVDRESNWDDQILLNGILFYVGYMILPGAAHMPLWRTDGVLLTILLHMGPVEFLYYWLHRALHHHYLYSRYHSHHHSSIVTEPITSVIHPFAEHLAYFLLFSIPLLAGIFMRKNSIAALFGYISYIDFMNNMGHCNFELIPKMLFSIFPPLKYLMYTPSYHSLHHTRFRTNYSLFMPIYDYIYGTMDKSSDALYEKSLIRPEELLHVVHLTHLVTPQSIYHLRLGFASLASKPYTYRWYVWAMWPVTCGSIMLTWTYGRTFILERNQFNKVNVQTWVVPKFKIQYLLKLGNESIDSLIEEAILKADKRGIKVLSLSLLNQGDELNSYGELYIHRNPKLKIKVVDGSSLAVAVVLNSIPKGTTQVLFRGNLTKVAYFIASALCQMDIQVATSHGDEYEQLNTKLKNVECESKLLLSKSFTEKIWLVGDGLTKEEQIKASKGTLFIPFSQFPPKRLRKDCLYLTTPAMMSPKSFQNIDSCEGFKNQSTILAAASSSSPSHAVRASGHLLRSAMPAKVR